The following are encoded in a window of Saccharothrix longispora genomic DNA:
- the araA gene encoding L-arabinose isomerase: MSSAAKPQVWFLTGSQHLYGPDTLDQVAQQSQQIQRMLTESGKLSAEVVWRPVLTDTAAIRNTMLAANADPTCIGVIAWMHTFSPAKMWITGLDVLRKPLLHLHTQLNEALPWASIDMDFMNLNQAAHGDREFGFIQTRLGVPRKTVAGHASDPVLAERIDGWMRAAAGHDHLNGLKLARFGDNMRGVAVTEGDKVEAELRFGVSVNTYGVNDLVEVVDAVADDEVDLLVADYADAYRLAPELAKGGERHDSLRYAARIEAGLRRFLTDGGFGAFTTNFEDLGGLRQLPGLAVQRLMADGYGFGGEGDWKTSALLAAVKAMGAGTGRGTSFMEDYTYHFGPGEPKILGAHMLEVCPTIAADRPSCEVHPLGIGGREDPVRLVFDANPGDAVVVGLADLGDRFRLVANEVEVVPPDEPLPNLPVARAVWKPAPSLSTSAESWLTAGGPHHTVMSQAVDAGTLRDFAQMVNTELVVIDRDTTTASFGDRLRWNQAYFRLAQGLH; the protein is encoded by the coding sequence ATGTCCTCTGCTGCGAAGCCGCAGGTCTGGTTCCTCACCGGGAGCCAGCACCTCTACGGACCGGACACGCTCGACCAGGTCGCCCAGCAGTCGCAGCAGATCCAGCGGATGCTCACCGAGTCGGGGAAGCTCTCCGCCGAGGTGGTGTGGCGACCGGTGCTGACCGACACCGCGGCCATCCGCAACACCATGCTCGCGGCGAACGCCGACCCGACGTGCATCGGCGTCATCGCGTGGATGCACACGTTCTCGCCCGCGAAGATGTGGATCACGGGCCTGGACGTGCTGCGCAAGCCGCTGCTGCACCTGCACACCCAGCTCAACGAGGCGCTGCCCTGGGCGAGCATCGACATGGACTTCATGAACCTCAACCAGGCCGCCCACGGCGACCGCGAGTTCGGGTTCATCCAGACCAGGCTGGGCGTGCCGCGCAAGACCGTCGCCGGTCACGCGAGCGACCCGGTGCTGGCCGAGCGCATCGACGGCTGGATGCGGGCCGCCGCCGGCCACGATCACCTGAACGGGTTGAAGCTCGCCCGCTTCGGCGACAACATGCGTGGCGTCGCGGTCACCGAGGGCGACAAGGTGGAGGCCGAGCTGCGGTTCGGCGTCAGCGTCAACACCTACGGCGTCAACGACCTGGTCGAGGTCGTCGACGCGGTGGCCGACGACGAGGTCGACCTGCTGGTGGCCGACTACGCCGACGCCTACCGGCTCGCCCCGGAGCTGGCCAAGGGCGGGGAGCGGCACGACTCGCTGCGCTACGCGGCCCGCATCGAGGCCGGCCTGCGCCGGTTCCTCACCGACGGCGGGTTCGGCGCGTTCACCACGAACTTCGAGGACCTGGGCGGGCTGCGGCAGCTGCCGGGCCTGGCCGTGCAGCGGCTGATGGCCGACGGCTACGGCTTCGGCGGCGAGGGCGACTGGAAGACGTCGGCGCTGCTGGCCGCGGTCAAGGCGATGGGCGCGGGCACGGGCCGCGGCACGTCGTTCATGGAGGACTACACCTACCACTTCGGTCCCGGCGAGCCGAAGATCCTCGGCGCGCACATGCTGGAGGTGTGCCCGACGATCGCCGCCGACCGGCCGTCGTGCGAGGTGCACCCGCTGGGCATCGGCGGCCGGGAGGACCCGGTGCGGCTGGTGTTCGACGCGAACCCGGGCGACGCCGTCGTGGTCGGCCTGGCCGACCTGGGCGACCGCTTCCGGCTGGTCGCCAACGAGGTCGAGGTGGTCCCGCCGGACGAGCCCCTGCCGAACCTGCCGGTGGCCCGCGCGGTCTGGAAGCCCGCGCCGTCGCTGTCCACGTCGGCCGAGTCGTGGCTGACCGCGGGCGGCCCGCACCACACCGTGATGTCGCAGGCCGTCGACGCCGGGACGCTGCGCGACTTCGCGCAGATGGTGAACACCGAGCTGGTCGTCATCGACCGGGACACGACCACGGCGTCGTTCGGCGACCGCCTGCGCTGGAACCAGGCGTACTTCCGCCTCGCGC